One window from the genome of Bdellovibrio sp. NC01 encodes:
- the nrdR gene encoding transcriptional regulator NrdR yields the protein MKCPFCGHADDRVLDTRVQKDGSIRRRRECLECKARFSTVETIMLAYPFIIKKDGRREPYSKEKIAKGLQAAVQKRPVSLAQLDAVVERISAWVINRGESEISSRLIGKKVMAELKQLDDVAYIRFASVYRTFKDVQEFVETLEDTELLDFVDANNPQLSLTAMNFVESEKKPNHETDSKTPSPRTRVTNPISN from the coding sequence ATGAAATGCCCTTTTTGTGGCCACGCCGACGACAGAGTATTAGATACGAGAGTGCAGAAAGATGGCAGCATCCGCCGCCGTCGCGAATGCCTTGAGTGCAAGGCTCGTTTTTCGACTGTTGAAACTATCATGCTTGCTTACCCGTTCATCATCAAAAAAGATGGACGCCGCGAACCTTACTCGAAAGAGAAAATCGCAAAAGGACTTCAAGCCGCTGTCCAAAAGCGTCCTGTGAGCTTGGCTCAGTTGGATGCCGTGGTAGAAAGAATCTCTGCCTGGGTTATCAACCGTGGCGAGAGTGAGATCTCTTCGCGTTTGATCGGCAAAAAGGTGATGGCTGAACTTAAGCAATTGGATGACGTAGCTTATATTCGCTTCGCCAGCGTTTATCGTACCTTCAAAGACGTTCAGGAATTTGTGGAGACACTGGAAGACACCGAACTACTTGATTTTGTCGATGCAAATAATCCACAATTAAGCCTCACAGCGATGAACTTTGTTGAAAGCGAGAAAAAGCCAAATCATGAAACTGACAGCAAGACGCCAAGCCCGAGAACTCGCGTTACAAATCCTATTTCAAACTGA
- the lgt gene encoding prolipoprotein diacylglyceryl transferase — protein sequence MVHDLDPFALRISGDFGIRWYGLSYMMGFICAYLMIKWLASKQRSGLTPQMVGDFVTYGAIGTLVGGRLGYVIFYGPDLFLKFKSAFPFWGVLAVNEGGMASHGGMIGIVVACLLFARKYSVNALYLFDLVAVSGPIGVFFGRIANFINGELVGRPCDPSFPLAVKFPQDIYLWPAQEFNRLGELSSVTEKIGISRDQWLELVGKFHLDNGARETVYATLNKIVEAIQNGNTAAKEAIAPLLTPRYPSQLFAAVGEGLFVFLFLFILWRKPRKPGFIAATFVLLYAIVRIVDEHFRMPDAQIGFQWLGLTRGQWLSAAMFVVGLILMFVWTRASSLKIPGWGRGQNIKLNRK from the coding sequence GTGGTTCATGATTTAGATCCATTTGCACTTAGAATTTCCGGCGACTTTGGTATCCGTTGGTACGGATTATCTTACATGATGGGCTTCATTTGTGCCTATCTTATGATCAAGTGGTTGGCATCGAAGCAACGCTCTGGTCTGACGCCGCAAATGGTTGGCGACTTTGTTACTTACGGTGCGATCGGCACTTTGGTGGGCGGTCGTTTGGGTTACGTGATTTTCTACGGCCCGGATCTTTTCTTGAAATTTAAATCAGCGTTCCCATTCTGGGGTGTGCTTGCAGTCAATGAAGGCGGCATGGCCAGCCACGGCGGTATGATCGGTATCGTGGTTGCGTGTTTGTTGTTCGCGCGTAAGTACTCTGTGAATGCTTTGTACTTGTTTGACTTGGTTGCTGTATCAGGTCCTATCGGTGTGTTCTTTGGTCGTATCGCAAACTTCATCAATGGTGAACTTGTCGGTCGTCCGTGCGATCCTTCATTCCCGTTGGCTGTGAAATTCCCACAAGACATTTACTTGTGGCCAGCACAAGAGTTCAATCGTTTGGGTGAACTTTCTTCTGTGACTGAAAAAATCGGAATCTCTCGCGATCAATGGTTAGAGCTTGTTGGCAAATTCCATTTGGATAACGGCGCACGCGAAACTGTGTATGCAACTTTGAACAAAATCGTTGAAGCGATTCAAAACGGCAACACGGCAGCGAAGGAAGCGATTGCTCCACTTCTAACTCCACGTTATCCGTCGCAATTGTTTGCGGCCGTGGGCGAGGGTTTGTTTGTATTCTTGTTCCTGTTCATCTTGTGGAGAAAACCCCGTAAGCCAGGATTCATCGCAGCGACTTTCGTTTTGTTGTATGCCATCGTTCGTATCGTGGATGAACACTTCCGTATGCCTGATGCACAAATCGGTTTCCAATGGTTGGGACTGACTCGTGGTCAGTGGTTAAGTGCCGCGATGTTTGTCGTCGGTTTGATTTTAATGTTCGTTTGGACTCGTGCATCTTCATTGAAGATCCCTGGGTGGGGACGCGGGCAAAATATCAAATTAAATAGAAAGTAA
- a CDS encoding ABC transporter ATP-binding protein translates to MSSNNALIEIKDLHFTYDGQSKPTLAIPDFSVSKGEELFLYGPSGTGKTTLLECLAGVLKPTSGSLKILGQEMTSMSSAARDAFRAQHMGYVFQSFNLIPYLSVRENIELPLHLSAARKARLGSVDTEMVIRALCGNLGIGDLLEKKVTELSVGQQQRVAVARALLGKPDLLLADEPTSALDADHREKFLKLLFELAELYGTTVVFVSHDRSIENLFSRTLSLQTINRTQ, encoded by the coding sequence TTGAGCTCAAATAACGCCCTGATTGAAATTAAAGATCTGCACTTCACTTACGATGGGCAGTCCAAGCCTACGTTAGCGATTCCAGATTTTTCTGTTTCAAAAGGCGAAGAGCTTTTCCTTTATGGTCCGAGTGGTACCGGTAAGACGACTTTGCTTGAATGTCTTGCTGGAGTATTGAAACCTACTTCCGGTTCTTTAAAAATTCTTGGTCAAGAGATGACATCCATGTCGTCTGCGGCACGCGATGCCTTCCGTGCGCAACACATGGGCTATGTCTTCCAAAGCTTCAATTTAATTCCTTATCTTTCTGTTCGCGAAAACATCGAGTTGCCACTTCATCTAAGTGCTGCGCGCAAAGCCCGCTTGGGCAGTGTGGATACAGAGATGGTGATCCGCGCTTTGTGCGGCAATCTTGGCATCGGCGATTTGCTGGAAAAGAAAGTGACTGAATTAAGTGTGGGTCAACAACAGCGTGTCGCGGTCGCGCGGGCGCTATTGGGTAAGCCCGATCTATTGCTTGCGGATGAACCTACATCGGCATTGGATGCCGATCACCGCGAGAAGTTTTTAAAATTGTTATTTGAGTTAGCTGAATTGTACGGAACGACTGTTGTGTTTGTCTCCCATGATCGCAGCATTGAAAATCTCTTCTCTAGAACTCTTTCTTTGCAAACAATCAACAGGACCCAGTGA
- a CDS encoding ABC transporter substrate-binding protein, with the protein MLIVFIFAASSSAFALKKELKAIVYNFPPHIYAENADGSSAVPTGASVDFFNQYLNSKKKFEVKWVAAPFARVIADLEHNKADIAFVIVKDAEREKIMRFSSVGLAKSHPAVVVMKNSPLKEIKSMSDLKGWTLGYTALVHVPSVFKEMGVKFDALTGTDSRERNLERLRLKKIDGVYVPTSYGAEELLRSLDPKDEFRVVPVAREVELYVAFSKTLDEETYQHLNKLIEQHHDDYQALLRKYSTP; encoded by the coding sequence GTGTTAATAGTTTTTATTTTCGCCGCAAGCTCGTCAGCGTTTGCATTGAAAAAAGAGTTAAAAGCCATCGTTTATAATTTCCCTCCACACATCTATGCGGAAAATGCAGATGGCAGCAGCGCCGTTCCAACGGGTGCAAGTGTCGACTTCTTTAATCAGTATTTAAATTCTAAAAAGAAATTTGAAGTGAAGTGGGTAGCGGCACCCTTTGCACGCGTGATAGCCGACCTTGAGCATAACAAAGCCGATATTGCCTTCGTGATCGTGAAAGATGCAGAACGAGAAAAGATCATGCGTTTTTCATCGGTGGGTTTAGCAAAATCTCATCCTGCTGTTGTGGTTATGAAGAATTCCCCACTAAAAGAAATCAAATCAATGTCGGATCTAAAAGGGTGGACGTTGGGTTACACAGCCCTTGTCCATGTTCCTTCAGTGTTTAAAGAGATGGGTGTGAAATTCGATGCCCTGACTGGTACGGATTCGCGCGAGCGTAATTTGGAAAGATTGCGTTTAAAGAAAATCGATGGCGTTTATGTTCCGACGTCGTATGGGGCAGAGGAATTGCTGCGCTCGCTTGATCCCAAAGATGAATTCCGCGTGGTGCCCGTGGCTCGAGAAGTTGAATTGTACGTGGCCTTCAGCAAAACACTGGATGAAGAAACTTATCAGCACTTAAATAAGTTGATTGAGCAACATCACGACGACTATCAAGCTCTGCTGCGTAAATACAGTACGCCATAA
- a CDS encoding GTP cyclohydrolase, translated as MEKLSQALVSKISIFQKRLQSFLENDFDPNSEEHERIRQEFESSKDEALVRGISQGLPEDHVDRAIVVFSRLAMVFDSGVLLENHDGEWKAQAAFSKGVTELLKNPAKSTLKIPAANLMTVLKTDSFSMLQKLNLHDLDPENKTTCLLIKVTPDFAFLLFSSLPDLWLKEHTENVRRALINGFAD; from the coding sequence ATGGAAAAGCTTTCGCAAGCACTAGTATCGAAAATTTCAATCTTTCAAAAGCGCTTACAATCATTTCTAGAAAATGATTTCGATCCAAATTCTGAAGAGCATGAACGCATTCGCCAAGAATTCGAATCATCAAAAGATGAAGCTTTAGTTCGTGGAATTTCACAAGGTCTGCCTGAAGATCACGTGGATCGTGCGATCGTAGTGTTTTCACGTCTTGCGATGGTATTTGATTCCGGTGTGTTGTTGGAAAATCATGACGGCGAATGGAAAGCCCAAGCCGCCTTCAGCAAAGGTGTTACAGAGCTTTTAAAAAATCCTGCGAAATCAACTTTGAAAATTCCTGCAGCCAACCTGATGACGGTATTGAAAACGGATTCTTTTTCAATGCTTCAGAAATTAAACCTGCATGATCTTGATCCTGAAAACAAAACGACGTGCTTGCTTATCAAAGTGACTCCGGATTTTGCGTTCTTGTTGTTTTCTTCCCTCCCGGATCTGTGGTTGAAAGAGCATACAGAAAATGTTCGTCGCGCTCTTATCAATGGATTTGCTGACTAA
- the nusB gene encoding transcription antitermination factor NusB, translated as MKLTARRQARELALQILFQTEFAPQISIHTFLSVFEHSLDPEVITYADALVTGVTAKKSEIDSKLQASSAHWKVERMATIDRNILRIAVYEMKFASEPIKENIAINEAVEIAKKYGTSESASFVNGLLDQVGKAH; from the coding sequence ATGAAACTGACAGCAAGACGCCAAGCCCGAGAACTCGCGTTACAAATCCTATTTCAAACTGAGTTTGCGCCGCAAATTAGCATTCATACTTTTCTTTCTGTGTTTGAACACAGTCTTGATCCAGAAGTGATCACTTATGCCGATGCATTGGTGACAGGTGTGACTGCAAAAAAATCAGAAATCGATTCTAAACTTCAAGCCTCAAGCGCTCACTGGAAAGTAGAGCGTATGGCAACGATCGACCGCAATATCTTGCGTATTGCCGTTTACGAAATGAAATTCGCTTCTGAACCGATCAAAGAAAACATCGCGATCAACGAAGCCGTTGAGATCGCAAAAAAATACGGAACTTCTGAATCTGCAAGTTTCGTTAACGGACTTCTAGATCAAGTCGGCAAGGCGCACTAA
- a CDS encoding KH domain-containing protein, with protein sequence MHKTTTAAEQENARESAKKFLYNVLTEILPHPEDITINYSIGPQTTIYKVTCNKKALGQLIGAKGKMITCIRTLLAAKMARTGVRAIIEIPYSPLKAWDDFD encoded by the coding sequence ATGCACAAAACTACAACAGCCGCAGAACAAGAGAATGCCCGCGAAAGCGCCAAGAAATTTCTTTACAATGTTTTGACAGAGATCTTGCCGCATCCTGAAGATATCACGATTAATTACTCTATCGGCCCACAAACGACGATCTATAAAGTGACTTGTAACAAGAAGGCCTTGGGTCAGTTGATTGGGGCAAAAGGTAAAATGATCACGTGTATTCGCACGTTATTAGCTGCCAAGATGGCCCGCACCGGAGTTCGCGCGATTATTGAGATTCCGTACTCGCCATTAAAAGCGTGGGATGATTTTGATTAA
- a CDS encoding pyruvate, water dikinase regulatory protein, whose protein sequence is MTAAENKTYTVYILSDSTGETAATMIRAALVQYSNKDINIIRCKNVRTEAQAEAVIEECFERRGMLAYTVASETLRNKIREHASGKGIPYYDLLGPLLGTLDTFFGEHSESTVGALRAVDERYFKRIEAIEYTVKHDDGKTFAELDKADIVLVGISRTSKTPLSIFLSHKGWKVANVPMVLNTPLPEELFKIDQRRIVGLIIDMDSLQRIRKSRLEKFGQDPGGEYASMSHIAKEIEYAEGVFKVNRRWPVFNVTERALEETASEIVRIIAARLGLPDSVIF, encoded by the coding sequence ATGACTGCGGCGGAAAACAAAACCTACACCGTCTATATCCTTTCAGACAGTACCGGTGAAACGGCTGCGACGATGATTCGTGCGGCCCTTGTGCAATACTCAAATAAAGACATCAACATCATTCGTTGTAAAAACGTGCGCACAGAAGCGCAAGCGGAAGCGGTCATCGAAGAATGCTTCGAACGTCGCGGGATGTTGGCATATACGGTTGCCAGCGAAACCTTACGAAATAAAATTCGTGAACACGCTTCAGGCAAAGGCATTCCTTATTACGACTTGTTGGGACCGTTGTTAGGCACATTGGATACATTCTTTGGTGAACATTCCGAATCGACAGTCGGCGCTTTGCGTGCGGTCGATGAACGTTACTTCAAACGTATTGAAGCAATTGAATACACAGTTAAACACGATGACGGAAAAACTTTTGCCGAACTGGATAAAGCCGACATCGTGCTGGTGGGTATTTCACGTACAAGTAAAACTCCCCTTTCGATTTTCTTAAGTCACAAAGGTTGGAAAGTCGCAAACGTGCCCATGGTGTTAAATACACCGTTGCCGGAAGAGCTTTTCAAAATCGATCAACGTCGTATTGTGGGCTTGATCATTGATATGGATTCGCTACAGCGTATTCGCAAAAGCCGTCTTGAAAAATTTGGTCAAGATCCTGGCGGCGAATACGCTTCGATGTCCCACATCGCTAAAGAAATTGAATATGCCGAAGGCGTGTTCAAAGTAAATCGCAGATGGCCAGTCTTCAACGTGACAGAACGAGCACTTGAAGAAACTGCCAGCGAGATCGTCCGCATCATCGCTGCCCGCCTTGGTTTGCCAGACTCTGTGATCTTCTGA
- the hisS gene encoding histidine--tRNA ligase has translation MSGKIQKVRGTRDLLPEDNLVFRFVEQSAYEKALLYGFGEIETPIFEFSDVFHRTLGETSDVVNKETYDFTDRGGESLTLRPEGTAGVARAFISEGMSQLLPLKFYYSGPMFRYERPQKGRYRQFFQLGAECLGFESPLADVECIALAWDLLQKIGISSECTLEINTLGDAESRAAYRDALVAYFSAHQEQLSADSKMRLEKNPLRILDSKDEGDKKLNENAPKLEQYLNETSKNFFNQVISGIERLGIPYKVNSHLVRGLDYYCHTVFEFTTTKLGAQGTVLAGGRYDGLIETMGGPKTPGVGWAAGIDRLADLTPKELAIKQELMIAIIGADDAGETESVKVAHEIRSRGIKAENILSGKMGKKMQKANRLGANYALILGESEVKASQITVKNFGTGEQVVIPRAELLTYKF, from the coding sequence ATGAGTGGGAAAATTCAAAAAGTTCGTGGCACAAGAGACCTTCTACCAGAAGACAATCTTGTTTTCCGTTTTGTCGAACAATCAGCCTATGAGAAAGCCTTGCTTTACGGTTTCGGTGAAATTGAAACCCCGATTTTTGAATTTTCTGACGTTTTTCACCGCACTTTAGGCGAAACTTCCGATGTTGTGAATAAAGAGACTTACGATTTTACAGATCGTGGCGGCGAAAGCTTAACTCTCAGACCTGAGGGCACAGCGGGTGTGGCTCGCGCATTTATCTCTGAAGGCATGAGCCAGTTGCTTCCATTAAAATTCTACTATTCTGGACCGATGTTTCGATATGAGAGACCGCAAAAAGGTCGCTACCGCCAATTCTTCCAATTAGGCGCAGAATGTCTAGGTTTTGAATCCCCTTTGGCTGACGTCGAGTGCATCGCGCTTGCGTGGGACCTGTTACAAAAGATCGGTATCTCTTCCGAGTGCACTCTTGAAATCAACACTCTGGGCGATGCGGAAAGCCGTGCCGCTTACCGTGACGCTTTGGTTGCTTATTTCTCTGCTCATCAAGAACAGTTGTCTGCCGACAGCAAAATGCGTTTAGAAAAAAATCCGCTGCGCATTTTAGATTCAAAAGATGAAGGCGATAAGAAGCTGAATGAAAATGCTCCCAAACTTGAGCAGTACTTAAACGAAACTTCTAAAAATTTCTTTAATCAAGTGATCTCGGGTATTGAGCGCCTAGGCATTCCATACAAAGTGAACTCGCACTTGGTGCGTGGTCTTGATTACTACTGCCACACTGTTTTTGAATTCACGACAACGAAATTGGGCGCGCAAGGCACTGTGCTTGCGGGCGGTCGTTACGATGGTTTGATTGAAACAATGGGTGGTCCGAAAACTCCGGGCGTGGGTTGGGCTGCGGGTATTGATCGTTTGGCTGATTTGACTCCGAAAGAATTGGCGATCAAGCAAGAACTGATGATTGCAATCATCGGTGCGGATGATGCTGGCGAAACTGAAAGTGTCAAAGTCGCTCACGAAATTCGTTCTCGTGGAATCAAAGCCGAAAATATCTTGTCAGGTAAAATGGGCAAGAAAATGCAAAAAGCAAATAGGCTGGGTGCGAACTACGCTTTGATCTTAGGTGAGTCTGAAGTGAAAGCTTCGCAAATCACAGTGAAGAACTTCGGCACGGGCGAACAAGTCGTCATCCCTCGCGCAGAATTGCTTACGTACAAATTTTAG
- a CDS encoding DUF2796 domain-containing protein: MLLKAFLFSAMALAAGREEKAHVHGAAHLGIALEGKNGKIEFHVPASSIYGFEYAAKSAADKKAKEKGLQKFEDKIAEMIVFDPTLKCEIKKDMYEVDQRDNHADVEYEFRVTCEKPPMGTSVMIDVAKVFPRIKAVQVDVLGDGVQKSVEIKKSGESIELK; the protein is encoded by the coding sequence ATGCTTTTAAAAGCATTTCTTTTCTCGGCCATGGCATTGGCGGCAGGGCGCGAAGAAAAAGCACACGTTCACGGGGCCGCTCATCTAGGTATTGCACTCGAAGGCAAAAACGGCAAAATTGAATTCCATGTTCCAGCATCATCGATATATGGCTTCGAATATGCTGCTAAATCGGCTGCTGATAAAAAGGCCAAAGAGAAGGGCCTGCAAAAGTTTGAAGATAAAATCGCGGAGATGATTGTTTTTGATCCCACATTAAAGTGCGAGATCAAAAAAGACATGTACGAAGTCGATCAACGCGATAATCACGCAGACGTCGAGTACGAATTCCGCGTAACTTGTGAAAAACCGCCGATGGGGACAAGTGTAATGATTGATGTTGCCAAAGTATTCCCGCGCATCAAGGCAGTTCAGGTTGACGTTTTGGGTGATGGAGTTCAAAAATCGGTAGAGATCAAGAAAAGTGGAGAATCTATTGAGCTCAAATAA
- a CDS encoding RsmB/NOP family class I SAM-dependent RNA methyltransferase, whose product MKIHRHLAEAVIVALEEIFFDNKYADKVIQKNLKSHSKWGSRDRKFFAETIYEVVRWHRLLKFIANDEDFWRIVGVQWLRQGFDLPAWEEFEGLSYDFLREGMEEAAGDFPVLNSIPDWMDAYGRKELGNEVWEKVVPALNKPAEVYLRANALKADADKVVEALKAIEIPAVKVSPDLPYAVKLVERRNIFITEPFRQGLFEVQDAASQMVVPLLGIEPGMRVVDACAGAGGKTLHIASLMKNKGRIIAMDIHDWKLQELKVRARRDGVDIIEPRVIDSSKVIKRLHDQADRLLLDVPCSGMGVLRRNPDSKWKLTEEEIARLRDLQYEILTTYSPMLKKGGVMVYATCSLLPSENEKQVERFMAEHGKDWTLVKQIHTRPDVEGFDGFYAAVLQKNK is encoded by the coding sequence TTGAAAATTCACAGACATCTCGCAGAAGCAGTCATTGTCGCACTTGAAGAGATCTTCTTCGATAACAAATACGCCGACAAAGTGATTCAAAAAAATCTAAAGTCCCATTCTAAATGGGGCTCTAGAGATCGCAAATTCTTCGCTGAAACAATTTATGAAGTCGTTCGCTGGCACCGCCTTTTAAAATTCATCGCTAATGATGAAGATTTCTGGCGTATCGTCGGCGTGCAGTGGTTGCGCCAAGGTTTTGATCTTCCTGCATGGGAAGAATTCGAAGGTCTGTCCTACGATTTCCTTCGCGAAGGCATGGAAGAAGCCGCTGGCGATTTCCCAGTTTTAAATTCTATTCCTGATTGGATGGATGCTTACGGTCGCAAAGAATTAGGCAACGAGGTGTGGGAAAAAGTTGTTCCCGCATTGAATAAGCCTGCTGAAGTTTATTTGCGCGCCAATGCTTTGAAAGCCGATGCAGACAAAGTTGTTGAAGCGTTGAAAGCGATCGAAATTCCGGCGGTCAAAGTATCGCCTGATTTGCCGTATGCAGTGAAACTTGTAGAGCGTCGTAATATTTTTATCACCGAACCATTCCGCCAAGGTTTGTTCGAAGTACAAGATGCAGCTTCGCAAATGGTTGTGCCTTTGCTTGGCATTGAACCAGGTATGCGTGTTGTTGATGCGTGCGCGGGTGCTGGTGGTAAAACATTGCACATCGCCTCTTTGATGAAAAACAAAGGGCGCATCATCGCGATGGATATCCACGACTGGAAACTGCAAGAATTGAAAGTGCGTGCACGTCGTGACGGAGTTGATATTATCGAGCCACGCGTGATTGATTCCAGCAAAGTGATCAAGCGTTTGCACGATCAAGCAGATCGTTTGTTATTAGACGTTCCTTGTTCAGGCATGGGTGTTCTTCGTCGTAATCCCGATTCAAAGTGGAAATTGACGGAAGAAGAAATCGCACGTCTTCGTGATCTACAATACGAAATCCTGACAACGTACAGCCCGATGTTAAAAAAAGGCGGCGTGATGGTTTACGCCACTTGTTCACTTCTGCCTTCAGAAAACGAAAAGCAAGTTGAGCGCTTCATGGCCGAACACGGAAAAGATTGGACGCTGGTGAAACAGATCCATACTCGCCCAGATGTCGAGGGCTTCGACGGCTTCTACGCAGCAGTTCTTCAAAAAAATAAATAA
- a CDS encoding DUF3299 domain-containing protein: MKNWLIGGIFILAVVLGAVIYQNFGGSTAVLSGAELDWRQLSEMDYITGKAPKELEALNGKPVKIPGFMVPLEDDQRAVTEFLLVPNAQACIHVPPPPPNQMVYVKMKKGTASVVEPIWVYGTFNIVTKNSQYGDASFEIIGEGVELYK, translated from the coding sequence ATGAAGAATTGGCTTATCGGTGGTATTTTCATTCTTGCTGTGGTTCTTGGCGCAGTGATCTATCAAAACTTTGGTGGCTCGACAGCAGTGCTTTCGGGTGCAGAGTTGGATTGGCGTCAATTAAGCGAGATGGACTACATCACGGGGAAAGCTCCGAAAGAACTGGAAGCCTTGAACGGCAAGCCAGTAAAAATCCCGGGTTTCATGGTGCCGCTGGAAGATGATCAACGCGCGGTCACAGAGTTTTTATTGGTACCGAATGCACAAGCTTGCATTCACGTGCCTCCTCCACCTCCGAATCAAATGGTTTATGTGAAAATGAAAAAGGGCACGGCATCGGTTGTGGAACCGATCTGGGTTTATGGCACTTTCAATATAGTTACGAAAAATTCTCAGTATGGTGACGCATCTTTCGAAATTATCGGGGAAGGCGTCGAACTTTATAAGTAA
- a CDS encoding FtsX-like permease family protein: MVLFNLALKSLKNRAFATTLTVISIALSVALLISVERAKRAAEEGFTQTVSKTDLIVGARSGSLQLLLYTVFNMGTATNNVSWESYQEIKKNPAIEWTIPYSLGDAHKGFRVVGTTEDFFRHYHYRGSRNVELQAGHGLQGLWDVVIGSDVARSLRHSIGDRIVISHGVTKGEGVVDHEDKPFEVVGILAPTGTPLDRAVYISLEGMEALHIDWQNGAMPTKATMIPAAQIKKEDLKIHAITSFFVGAKSRLDTLKLQRQINDYKDEPLMAIIPGVALSELWGGLSYAENVLRIVSWMVVLVGFMAMLIALTTTLNERRREMAILRAVGAKSSHILGLLVFESALLTVLGIALGIVISVGAMAILKPWIENEFGLYLSGPVMTHTEWLFIAITFVGGTVIGLIPALRAQKLALKDGLSVKL, from the coding sequence ATGGTTTTATTCAATCTTGCTCTTAAATCTTTGAAAAACCGCGCTTTCGCTACAACTTTGACGGTGATCTCGATCGCCCTCAGTGTGGCGCTTTTGATTTCTGTTGAAAGAGCAAAACGTGCGGCGGAAGAAGGTTTCACACAAACCGTGAGCAAGACCGATCTTATCGTGGGCGCACGAAGCGGTTCATTGCAACTGCTTCTTTATACTGTGTTCAACATGGGAACTGCGACAAACAACGTGTCGTGGGAATCTTATCAAGAAATTAAGAAAAATCCTGCGATTGAGTGGACGATTCCTTATTCGTTAGGTGACGCCCATAAAGGTTTCCGCGTTGTCGGAACGACAGAAGATTTCTTCAGACACTATCACTATCGCGGCAGCCGAAATGTTGAGTTGCAAGCGGGCCACGGACTGCAAGGCCTGTGGGATGTGGTGATTGGTTCTGATGTGGCTCGTTCACTTCGTCACTCGATTGGTGATCGCATTGTGATTTCCCATGGTGTGACAAAGGGTGAAGGTGTTGTCGATCATGAAGACAAACCGTTTGAAGTCGTTGGTATTTTGGCGCCAACGGGCACGCCACTAGATCGTGCGGTTTATATTTCTCTTGAAGGTATGGAAGCTTTGCACATTGATTGGCAAAACGGTGCGATGCCGACGAAAGCCACGATGATTCCTGCTGCGCAGATCAAAAAAGAAGACTTAAAAATCCATGCGATCACTTCATTCTTTGTCGGCGCAAAATCACGTCTGGATACTTTGAAGCTTCAACGTCAAATCAATGACTACAAAGACGAGCCATTGATGGCGATCATTCCAGGTGTTGCGTTAAGCGAACTGTGGGGCGGTCTTTCTTACGCAGAAAATGTGTTAAGAATTGTTTCGTGGATGGTTGTGCTTGTTGGTTTCATGGCGATGTTGATCGCGTTGACAACGACATTGAACGAACGCCGTCGTGAAATGGCGATCTTGCGTGCCGTTGGTGCGAAGTCGTCACATATCTTAGGTCTTCTGGTTTTTGAATCGGCATTGTTGACGGTCTTGGGAATTGCACTAGGTATTGTCATTTCAGTGGGCGCGATGGCGATTTTGAAGCCGTGGATCGAAAACGAATTTGGTTTGTACCTATCAGGTCCGGTGATGACGCACACAGAATGGTTGTTCATTGCGATTACTTTCGTGGGTGGAACAGTGATCGGTTTGATTCCAGCGTTGCGTGCGCAGAAGCTTGCGTTGAAAGATGGTCTTTCTGTAAAACTGTAG